The following are encoded together in the Eubacterium sp. 1001713B170207_170306_E7 genome:
- a CDS encoding ABC transporter ATP-binding protein, translating into MQIAIEKLTKTYHGKTVLSLDSLCLESGKIHGILGPNGSGKTTLMKSVAGLLAPTSGAITYDSRPGDESVLKKLTYASHTPYLFAMSVYDNIAYPLKIRKCSKAAAAPIVDGLLREFKIVDIAKQNAKKLSGGESQKTALARALSFSPDTLLLDEPTANIDPQSLKIIEAALLKRNREAGLTVIIITHNPSQAYRICDTLTFMDSGRLLFHGSVEAFRASDDSVIQDFITLN; encoded by the coding sequence ATGCAAATCGCGATTGAAAAACTCACCAAGACGTATCATGGAAAAACCGTGCTGTCCTTAGACAGCCTGTGCCTTGAGTCCGGCAAAATCCACGGGATTCTGGGTCCAAACGGATCAGGAAAGACCACCCTGATGAAATCCGTGGCCGGACTGCTTGCGCCCACCAGCGGCGCCATCACCTATGACAGCCGTCCCGGCGACGAATCCGTGCTGAAAAAGCTGACCTACGCCAGCCATACGCCTTACCTTTTTGCCATGTCGGTCTATGACAACATCGCTTACCCGCTCAAAATCCGCAAGTGCAGCAAGGCAGCCGCCGCCCCCATTGTCGACGGACTGCTGCGCGAATTTAAAATCGTGGACATCGCAAAGCAGAACGCGAAAAAGCTTTCCGGCGGCGAATCCCAGAAAACAGCCCTGGCCAGGGCGCTCTCCTTTTCGCCGGACACACTGCTTCTGGACGAGCCCACCGCCAACATCGACCCCCAGAGCCTGAAAATTATTGAAGCCGCGCTGCTTAAAAGGAACCGTGAAGCCGGGCTGACGGTGATCATCATCACCCATAACCCGAGCCAGGCCTACCGCATCTGTGATACCCTGACCTTTATGGATTCGGGCAGACTTCTCTTTCACGGCAGTGTCGAAGCCTTCAGGGCCTCTGATGATTCCGTTATCCAGGACTTTATTACTCTAAATTAA
- a CDS encoding ABC transporter permease: MDYIINGFIEAFQLLVSGDPEIYQIVGLSLYVSFSSTIYSTVLGVPLGILLGIKEFRGKRIVSRLLYTFMSFPPVIIGLFTSLVLARSGPLGHLKLMYTPTAMIIAQVILVTPIIMGIVFNDTTVNGQVVVTMGKTLGAGGRDILFLLIRELKASIMIALVTGFGRAVSEVGAVMIVGGNIKNYTRVMTTFIAMNNNMGEYAVSIAMGIILLVISFVTNSILYKYMVGDPYANRD, from the coding sequence ATGGATTATATTATCAACGGCTTCATCGAAGCCTTCCAGCTGCTGGTTTCCGGCGACCCGGAAATCTACCAGATCGTCGGACTCTCATTATACGTGTCCTTTTCCTCCACCATCTACTCCACGGTTCTCGGCGTGCCCCTGGGCATCCTGCTCGGCATCAAGGAATTCAGAGGAAAGCGGATCGTCTCCCGGCTGCTCTATACCTTTATGTCCTTTCCCCCAGTCATCATCGGGCTGTTCACCTCGCTGGTGCTCGCCCGCTCCGGTCCCCTGGGGCATTTAAAGCTCATGTACACGCCCACTGCCATGATCATCGCCCAGGTGATCCTCGTCACCCCCATTATCATGGGCATTGTGTTTAACGACACTACCGTCAACGGACAGGTCGTGGTCACCATGGGAAAGACCCTTGGGGCAGGCGGCCGGGATATTCTCTTTCTGCTGATCCGGGAGCTGAAGGCCAGTATCATGATCGCCCTGGTCACCGGCTTCGGGCGGGCCGTGTCCGAGGTGGGCGCGGTAATGATCGTGGGCGGCAACATCAAAAATTACACGCGGGTCATGACCACCTTCATTGCCATGAACAATAACATGGGCGAATACGCGGTTTCCATCGCCATGGGCATTATTCTGCTGGTCATCTCCTTTGTGACCAATTCCATTCTGTATAAATATATGGTAGGAGATCCTTATGCAAATCGCGATTGA
- a CDS encoding substrate-binding domain-containing protein has protein sequence MKKKLTLALAALLTLTMVMGLAGCSSNTAKTEKLEPGSNGEIIMATTTSTQDSGLLDVLLPKFEEETGIAVKVVAVGTGKAIEMGKNGEADVLLVHAKSQEEDFVKEGYGLERFDVMYNDFIVLGSKDDPAKLKEVAPNDAVKAFQTIAETQSEFVSRGDKSGTHTKELGLWEKAGVTPAGQPWYIESGSGMGDTLKMANEKLAYTLSDRATWLNMKDNLDLEVVVEKDDNLYNQYGVIVVNPDKVSAELNTDGAKKFQEWILSDAVQQEISNYKINGEATFVPNASK, from the coding sequence ATGAAAAAGAAATTGACACTGGCGCTGGCTGCGCTGCTGACGCTGACCATGGTCATGGGCCTGGCAGGGTGCAGCAGCAATACCGCTAAAACGGAAAAGCTGGAACCAGGCTCCAATGGTGAAATCATCATGGCGACCACCACCAGCACACAGGACAGCGGCCTGCTCGACGTGCTTCTGCCCAAGTTTGAAGAAGAAACCGGCATTGCCGTAAAGGTTGTGGCCGTCGGCACCGGCAAAGCCATCGAAATGGGTAAAAACGGCGAAGCCGATGTGCTTCTGGTTCATGCCAAATCTCAGGAAGAGGATTTTGTCAAGGAAGGCTACGGCCTTGAACGTTTCGACGTTATGTACAATGACTTCATTGTCCTGGGCAGCAAGGATGACCCGGCCAAGCTGAAGGAAGTTGCTCCGAACGACGCGGTAAAAGCTTTCCAGACCATTGCTGAAACCCAGTCTGAATTTGTATCCAGAGGCGACAAATCCGGTACGCACACCAAAGAACTGGGCCTGTGGGAAAAGGCAGGCGTTACCCCGGCAGGACAGCCCTGGTACATCGAATCCGGTTCCGGCATGGGCGACACTCTGAAAATGGCCAATGAAAAATTAGCCTACACCCTGTCTGACCGTGCTACCTGGCTGAACATGAAGGATAACCTCGACCTTGAGGTGGTCGTGGAAAAGGACGATAACCTGTACAATCAATACGGCGTCATTGTCGTCAATCCTGACAAGGTCAGTGCTGAGCTGAACACCGACGGCGCCAAAAAATTCCAGGAATGGATTTTAAGCGATGCCGTACAGCAGGAAATCTCCAACTACAAGATCAACGGCGAAGCCACCTTTGTGCCAAACGCCAGCAAATAA
- a CDS encoding (2Fe-2S) ferredoxin domain-containing protein, translated as MREIHICIGSACHVKGSYQVVQRFKELVAERGLEDEVELMGTFCLDACSDGVAVKVGDHIYTVKPEGVDRLFDEIMEGSNGCH; from the coding sequence ATGAGAGAAATACACATCTGTATTGGCAGCGCCTGCCATGTCAAGGGATCCTATCAGGTGGTGCAGCGCTTTAAGGAACTGGTAGCCGAACGCGGCCTCGAGGACGAGGTGGAGCTGATGGGCACTTTTTGTCTGGACGCCTGCAGCGACGGAGTGGCTGTCAAGGTTGGCGACCATATTTATACGGTTAAGCCGGAGGGCGTGGACCGGCTGTTTGATGAGATTATGGAGGGAAGCAATGGGTGTCATTAA
- a CDS encoding [Fe-Fe] hydrogenase large subunit C-terminal domain-containing protein: MGVINFTKASCRNCYKCIRYCPVKAIKLMDNQAQIVEDLCIGCGNCFRICPQNAKYVASDVDSIRQWLKEGPVVLSLAPSFPAAFSTADPLQVLSGLRALGFTVIEETAIGAELVSKYYAKDYWGTKRHVITTSCPTVNMMIEKYYPDVVEYLSEVVSPMTAHGMLLKEKYPGARVVFAGPCISKKMEAVDRTDPVIDGVLTFDELEMWFKEEHIAVSEMPAGSFDAAGCNVARFYPLAGGVEKTSVPGVQGVRRIIKIDGLKNCRDFLDDIGKLTGQYWIEMNACVEGCVNGPGNTHSPLVKYERIERVTDYINNNARKDPEAPVQAPDFKRGFASEKKDPFAGVPEEAIEEILRQTGKFTPKDELNCGTCGYDSCREKAAAVYCGMAELDMCLPFMRNRNEAISNLIIASTPNAIAVLDKDFRIVDFNGAAEKLFKTAKSDVLHKDFVEVFDYNPFKKLDNVEGNYYSGRGLYARGNIHFMEILTYIPGQKMYMGIFVDISREIKKERAYQKMQEETLDMAQKVIDKQMRVAHEIAELLGETTAETKVTLTRLQKVVGTREEEE, translated from the coding sequence ATGGGTGTCATTAACTTCACAAAGGCAAGCTGCCGGAATTGTTATAAATGTATCCGCTACTGCCCGGTAAAGGCCATTAAGCTCATGGACAACCAGGCCCAGATCGTGGAGGATCTGTGCATTGGCTGCGGCAACTGCTTTCGGATTTGTCCGCAGAACGCCAAGTATGTGGCCAGCGATGTGGACAGCATCCGCCAGTGGCTGAAGGAAGGGCCAGTGGTTCTGAGTCTGGCGCCGTCCTTTCCGGCAGCGTTCAGCACGGCCGATCCGCTGCAGGTGCTGAGCGGCCTGCGGGCGCTGGGCTTTACAGTGATTGAGGAAACCGCCATCGGGGCCGAGCTGGTCTCAAAATACTATGCCAAGGATTACTGGGGAACAAAACGCCATGTGATCACCACCTCCTGCCCGACGGTTAACATGATGATTGAAAAATACTATCCCGACGTGGTGGAATACCTGAGCGAGGTGGTGTCACCCATGACCGCCCACGGCATGCTGCTGAAGGAAAAGTACCCTGGCGCCAGGGTGGTATTCGCCGGCCCCTGCATCTCCAAAAAAATGGAAGCGGTTGACCGGACCGATCCGGTCATCGACGGTGTGCTGACCTTTGACGAGCTGGAGATGTGGTTTAAGGAAGAACACATTGCGGTATCTGAAATGCCTGCGGGCAGCTTTGACGCGGCAGGCTGTAACGTGGCGCGGTTTTATCCGCTGGCCGGAGGCGTTGAAAAGACCAGCGTACCAGGTGTGCAGGGCGTCCGGCGCATCATAAAAATTGACGGCCTCAAAAACTGCCGTGATTTTCTGGACGATATCGGCAAGCTTACAGGGCAGTACTGGATTGAGATGAACGCCTGCGTCGAGGGCTGTGTCAACGGGCCGGGCAATACCCACAGCCCGCTGGTCAAATATGAGCGGATTGAGCGTGTGACGGATTATATTAACAACAATGCCCGGAAAGACCCGGAAGCGCCCGTGCAGGCTCCGGATTTCAAACGTGGCTTTGCGTCTGAGAAAAAGGACCCCTTTGCGGGTGTGCCAGAGGAAGCCATTGAGGAAATCCTGCGGCAGACTGGGAAATTCACCCCGAAGGATGAGCTCAACTGCGGTACCTGCGGCTATGACAGCTGCCGTGAAAAGGCCGCGGCGGTTTACTGCGGCATGGCAGAGCTGGATATGTGCCTGCCCTTTATGCGCAACCGGAATGAGGCCATCTCCAATTTGATCATCGCGTCGACGCCAAATGCCATCGCGGTGCTGGACAAGGACTTCCGGATCGTTGATTTTAACGGGGCAGCCGAAAAGCTGTTTAAGACCGCCAAGAGTGATGTGCTGCACAAAGACTTTGTCGAAGTCTTTGACTACAACCCATTCAAAAAGCTGGATAATGTCGAGGGCAATTACTACAGCGGCAGAGGCCTCTATGCCCGCGGCAACATTCATTTTATGGAAATTCTGACGTATATACCGGGACAGAAGATGTACATGGGAATCTTTGTGGACATCTCCAGAGAAATCAAAAAGGAAAGGGCCTATCAGAAGATGCAGGAGGAAACCCTGGACATGGCCCAGAAGGTCATCGACAAGCAGATGCGCGTTGCCCACGAAATCGCCGAGCTGCTGGGTGAGACCACTGCCGAGACCAAGGTCACGCTGACCCGGCTGCAAAAGGTTGTAGGCACAAGAGAGGAAGAGGAATAA
- a CDS encoding PP2C family protein-serine/threonine phosphatase codes for MAFFVDIAHDSINKHHQELCGDNVEIRINDESVIVVLADGLGSGVKANILATMTSTIAATMLEDKMSLKDVVETLEATLPVCQVRKLAYSTFTIVQVYWKTRRLYIVEFDNPPIVYIRDGEILELERHPIEFQGKQIYETTMRIEENDVLGFFSDGVIHAGVGTLLNFGWQWEDAADYLLARTYDEKMITAKDISMRMIETCNDLYGGEPGDDTTVVVMKAEEHQYVTLFSGPPLDRTKDQMIREILDGAKGTKVVCGGTASNIVSREYDEEIDIDLETMSERVPPVGRMKSIDLVTEGVLTIQETVNIIEDYIYKRRGHEVFEGNNGASILADLLVNHCTHLDLILGNSINPAHQNPDFPDALSSKWKITQRLINLLRELNKSINIVYV; via the coding sequence ATGGCTTTTTTTGTCGATATTGCCCATGACAGCATTAACAAGCACCACCAGGAGCTGTGCGGCGACAATGTGGAAATCCGAATCAACGATGAGAGCGTGATCGTCGTTCTGGCCGACGGGCTGGGAAGCGGTGTGAAGGCTAATATCCTGGCCACCATGACCTCCACCATCGCGGCGACCATGCTGGAGGATAAGATGTCGCTCAAGGACGTGGTCGAGACCCTGGAAGCCACGCTGCCGGTCTGTCAGGTCCGGAAGCTGGCCTACTCAACCTTTACCATTGTCCAGGTCTACTGGAAGACCCGAAGGCTTTACATTGTCGAATTTGACAATCCGCCCATTGTCTATATCCGGGATGGGGAGATTTTAGAGCTTGAGCGCCACCCCATCGAGTTTCAGGGCAAGCAGATTTATGAAACCACCATGAGGATCGAGGAGAACGACGTTCTCGGCTTCTTCAGCGACGGCGTGATCCACGCCGGCGTGGGGACCCTGCTCAATTTCGGCTGGCAGTGGGAGGACGCGGCTGATTATCTGCTGGCACGCACCTATGACGAGAAGATGATCACTGCCAAGGATATCTCCATGCGCATGATTGAAACCTGCAACGACCTGTACGGCGGGGAACCCGGCGATGACACCACGGTGGTGGTGATGAAGGCCGAGGAGCACCAGTACGTGACGCTGTTTTCTGGCCCGCCTCTGGACCGCACCAAGGACCAGATGATCCGGGAGATTCTGGACGGGGCCAAGGGCACCAAGGTGGTGTGCGGCGGTACTGCCAGCAATATTGTATCGCGGGAGTACGACGAGGAAATCGACATTGATCTTGAGACCATGTCGGAGCGGGTGCCGCCCGTGGGACGCATGAAATCCATCGATCTGGTGACCGAAGGGGTGCTGACCATCCAGGAAACTGTCAACATCATTGAGGATTACATCTACAAGCGCCGGGGCCACGAGGTCTTTGAGGGAAACAACGGTGCGTCCATTCTGGCCGACCTGTTGGTAAACCACTGTACCCATCTCGACCTGATTCTGGGCAACTCCATCAACCCGGCGCACCAGAATCCGGATTTTCCGGACGCGCTCAGTTCGAAGTGGAAGATCACCCAGCGGCTGATCAATCTGCTCAGGGAGCTCAACAAATCCATCAATATCGTGTATGTTTAA
- the rny gene encoding ribonuclease Y encodes MNVIDILTICLIVGIVIAFGVGYFIRKNVAEGKINSAEETAKKIVNDAVKEGEAQKKEMLFNAKEESLALKEAIEKDNRERRAELQKTENRLIQKEENLDKKAANLERNEDKLERKNKELDKKQEKLDSLYEEQVKELERISGMTFEEAKQILLDDVAKETRAEAAVMIRQIEAESKATADKKAKELIAQSIQRCAADHVAENTITVVNLPNDEMKGRIIGREGRNIRTLETLTGIDLIIDDTPEAVILSGFDPIRREVARLSLEKLIIDGRIHPARIEEIVKKSQKEMDAQIKEVGEQACFDTGIHGLHPEVVKLLGRLKYRTSYGQNVLKHSIEVAHLAGLMAAELDANVKIAKRAGLLHDIGKAIDHEVEGNHVEIGVNLLKKYKENKNVIHAVEAHHGDVEATTIEAVLVQAADAISAARPGARRETLVSYVQRLEELEKIATSFDGVEKSFAIQAGREVRIMVKPDSVNDDDMMMLSRDIAKKIESEMEYPGNIKVNVIRETRAVEYAK; translated from the coding sequence GTGAATGTTATAGACATATTAACTATATGCTTAATCGTTGGTATAGTCATTGCCTTTGGCGTTGGGTATTTTATCCGAAAAAACGTCGCTGAGGGCAAGATAAATAGTGCTGAAGAAACAGCCAAGAAAATCGTAAACGATGCAGTCAAAGAGGGCGAAGCCCAAAAGAAGGAAATGTTGTTTAACGCCAAGGAGGAATCCTTAGCTTTAAAGGAAGCCATTGAAAAAGATAATCGTGAAAGACGCGCCGAGCTTCAGAAAACGGAGAACCGTTTAATCCAGAAGGAAGAAAACCTGGACAAAAAAGCCGCGAATCTTGAACGCAATGAGGACAAGCTCGAGAGAAAAAACAAAGAGCTTGATAAGAAACAGGAAAAGCTGGACAGCCTTTATGAAGAACAGGTCAAGGAACTGGAACGTATTTCAGGCATGACCTTTGAGGAAGCCAAGCAGATTTTACTGGATGATGTTGCAAAGGAAACCCGTGCTGAAGCGGCGGTAATGATCCGCCAGATCGAGGCCGAATCCAAAGCGACAGCAGACAAAAAGGCCAAGGAGCTGATTGCGCAGTCCATTCAACGCTGTGCGGCAGACCATGTGGCAGAAAATACCATTACGGTGGTTAACCTGCCAAATGATGAAATGAAGGGCCGTATCATTGGCCGTGAAGGCCGTAACATTCGTACACTGGAAACCCTGACGGGCATTGACCTGATCATTGATGATACGCCGGAAGCCGTTATTCTCTCCGGCTTTGATCCGATCCGGCGAGAAGTGGCCCGTTTGTCACTGGAAAAACTGATTATTGACGGACGAATCCATCCAGCAAGAATTGAAGAGATTGTTAAAAAATCTCAAAAAGAAATGGATGCTCAGATCAAGGAAGTTGGAGAACAAGCCTGTTTTGATACAGGTATCCACGGATTACATCCCGAAGTTGTCAAGCTGTTAGGACGTCTGAAATACCGTACCAGCTACGGTCAGAATGTGCTCAAGCATTCCATTGAGGTTGCCCATCTGGCAGGCCTGATGGCCGCGGAGCTGGACGCCAATGTTAAAATCGCAAAACGCGCAGGACTGCTGCACGACATCGGTAAAGCCATTGACCATGAGGTTGAAGGAAACCATGTCGAAATCGGCGTAAATCTGCTGAAGAAGTATAAGGAAAACAAAAATGTGATCCACGCGGTAGAGGCTCATCACGGCGATGTGGAAGCAACGACCATTGAGGCAGTGCTTGTGCAGGCAGCGGATGCCATCTCCGCCGCAAGACCCGGCGCCAGGAGAGAAACCCTTGTTTCTTACGTGCAGCGTCTGGAAGAACTGGAAAAAATTGCCACCTCCTTTGACGGTGTCGAAAAGTCCTTTGCCATCCAGGCTGGGCGCGAGGTGCGCATAATGGTTAAGCCAGACTCTGTCAACGACGACGACATGATGATGCTGTCTCGCGATATTGCCAAGAAGATTGAATCTGAAATGGAATACCCGGGAAATATCAAAGTCAATGTCATCCGCGAGACCAGAGCAGTCGAGTATGCCAAGTAA
- a CDS encoding TIGR00282 family metallophosphoesterase, with protein MKILMIGDVVSRPGRTVLREQLVSLIAEYQIDFTIVNGENASGGNGITEKNARELFNLPIDVMTMGNHVWQQKEMVNYIEKFPKIIRPLNYPEPCPGKGYDFFEHDGRTICVMNLSGQIFMPELDSPFGLFSRVWPEIEGKFDLLIVDFHAEATSEKIAFGYYLDGKASVVVGTHTHVQTADERILPGGTAYITDLGMTGPLNGVIGVEKDIIIGNMVTKRPERFVIEKARPWQINGIVVEIDDRTNQPVKIERVYRIYEE; from the coding sequence ATGAAAATACTAATGATCGGCGATGTGGTCAGCCGTCCGGGGCGGACCGTGCTCAGGGAACAGCTGGTGAGCCTCATCGCGGAATATCAGATTGATTTTACCATTGTCAACGGCGAGAACGCTTCCGGCGGAAACGGCATTACCGAGAAGAACGCCCGAGAGCTGTTTAACCTGCCCATTGACGTCATGACCATGGGCAACCATGTCTGGCAGCAAAAGGAAATGGTCAATTACATTGAGAAATTCCCCAAAATCATCAGGCCTCTGAACTATCCGGAGCCCTGCCCGGGCAAGGGCTATGATTTTTTTGAGCACGATGGCAGGACCATCTGTGTGATGAACCTGTCCGGCCAGATCTTCATGCCGGAGCTGGATTCACCCTTTGGCCTGTTCAGCCGGGTGTGGCCGGAGATCGAGGGTAAATTTGACCTTTTGATTGTGGACTTCCACGCAGAAGCCACCTCGGAGAAGATCGCCTTTGGCTATTACCTGGACGGAAAGGCCTCCGTGGTGGTGGGAACCCATACCCATGTCCAGACCGCAGATGAGCGGATTCTGCCCGGCGGCACCGCCTATATTACCGATCTTGGCATGACCGGCCCCCTGAATGGGGTCATCGGTGTGGAAAAGGACATTATTATTGGGAACATGGTAACCAAGCGTCCAGAGCGTTTTGTCATCGAGAAGGCGCGCCCATGGCAGATTAACGGCATCGTGGTTGAGATTGATGACCGTACAAACCAGCCGGTTAAAATCGAACGGGTTTACCGGATTTATGAGGAGTAG
- a CDS encoding pyridoxal phosphate-dependent aminotransferase: MRTRVSEKVENCVDSLTLSLSEKAKAFREAGESVVSFGTGEPDFTTPDYICDGAKAAIDAGHTKYDAVTGVAALRRAIAKKLKADNGLSYGLDEIIVNSGAKSSLSVALQTILNPGDEVIIPKPYWVSYTEMVRLAGGVPVVVDTDPENAFKMTAEQMKAAITDKTKAMMLNTPVNPTGVLYSREELQALAEVAVEADILVISDEIYEEFVYDGNKTVSIASLGEAVKNNTILVNGFSKTYAMTGWRLGYAAAPADIIAGMKRIQGHTISHPSTITQYAGITALEEKGEVVDEIIRIFDGRRRAMMARLDRIPQLGYLYPQSTFYIFVDIRRVIEDNRYGIASGYAFSQKLLDEQKVVTIPGEAFGVTGHIRLSFATSMEEIEEGFNRIEAFLA; the protein is encoded by the coding sequence ATGAGAACGAGAGTATCGGAAAAAGTTGAGAATTGTGTGGATTCCCTGACACTGAGCCTGTCTGAAAAGGCCAAGGCCTTTCGCGAAGCAGGCGAATCGGTTGTGAGCTTTGGCACCGGCGAGCCGGATTTTACCACGCCGGATTACATCTGCGACGGCGCCAAGGCCGCCATCGATGCGGGCCATACCAAATACGACGCGGTAACCGGCGTGGCGGCGCTGCGCCGTGCCATTGCAAAAAAGCTGAAGGCGGATAATGGACTGAGCTACGGGCTGGACGAGATCATTGTCAACAGCGGGGCCAAGAGTAGCCTTTCGGTGGCTCTACAGACCATTCTGAACCCGGGCGACGAGGTCATTATTCCCAAGCCCTACTGGGTCAGCTACACGGAAATGGTCAGGCTGGCGGGCGGCGTGCCCGTAGTGGTGGACACAGACCCCGAAAATGCCTTTAAAATGACCGCAGAACAGATGAAAGCCGCCATTACGGATAAAACCAAGGCCATGATGCTGAACACGCCTGTAAACCCCACAGGGGTATTATACAGCCGTGAGGAGCTGCAGGCCCTGGCGGAGGTGGCAGTGGAGGCGGACATCCTGGTCATATCCGATGAAATTTACGAGGAATTTGTCTACGACGGCAACAAAACCGTCAGCATCGCGTCTCTTGGTGAGGCGGTCAAAAACAACACCATTCTGGTCAACGGGTTCTCAAAGACCTATGCCATGACGGGCTGGCGGCTGGGCTACGCTGCCGCACCCGCGGACATTATCGCGGGCATGAAGCGGATTCAGGGCCATACGATTTCCCACCCCTCCACCATTACCCAGTACGCAGGCATTACCGCCCTCGAGGAGAAGGGTGAGGTGGTGGATGAGATCATCCGTATTTTTGACGGGCGCCGCAGAGCCATGATGGCGCGGCTGGACAGGATTCCGCAGCTCGGCTATCTCTATCCCCAGAGCACCTTTTATATTTTTGTAGACATCCGCCGGGTTATCGAGGATAATAGATACGGCATCGCGTCCGGATACGCATTTTCACAAAAACTGCTGGATGAGCAGAAGGTGGTCACCATACCGGGTGAGGCCTTTGGCGTTACCGGACACATCCGTTTATCCTTTGCGACCTCGATGGAAGAAATCGAGGAAGGGTTTAACCGGATCGAAGCGTTTTTAGCATAG
- the purB gene encoding adenylosuccinate lyase has protein sequence MKEFYESPLIERYASKEVCRIFSADNKFSTWRKLWVALAEAEQELGLPITDEQIEELKSKIYDIDYETAAREEKILRHDVMAHVHTYGEQCPKAKGIIHLGATSAYVGDNTDIITYTEGLVHIRKCLLNLINALSRFALEYKDLPTLGFTHFQPAQLTTVGKRASLWIQDLMIDLEDLDHLISIVRLRGAKGTTGTQASFMDLFENDQEKVKQIDKLVAEKMGFKATYAVTGQTYPRKFDSQVLAVLSGIAQSLSKFATDIRLLQHLKEVEEPFEKTQIGSSAMAYKRNPMRSERICSLARYIIVDSLNPAITAATQWFERTLDDSANKRISVPEAFLAADSIIAIAINISENLVVYPKVIHQHIMNELPFMATENIIMEGVKNGGDRQDLHEKIRVLSMEAGATVKVEGKPNDLIERIVADGTFGIKAEDIESILDPALYIGRAPQQVVDFIEEEVQPVLDANKDLLDMTEIDLKV, from the coding sequence ATGAAAGAATTTTACGAGAGTCCACTGATTGAGCGCTATGCGTCCAAGGAAGTCTGCCGGATCTTTTCTGCCGATAACAAGTTTTCAACCTGGCGCAAGCTGTGGGTTGCCCTGGCAGAAGCTGAACAGGAGCTGGGACTGCCCATCACCGATGAACAGATCGAGGAGCTGAAATCCAAGATTTATGATATTGACTACGAGACAGCGGCCAGAGAAGAAAAAATCCTGCGCCATGACGTGATGGCCCATGTGCACACCTATGGGGAGCAATGCCCCAAAGCCAAGGGCATTATCCATCTGGGGGCTACCAGCGCCTATGTGGGAGATAACACCGACATCATCACCTACACCGAGGGGCTCGTGCACATCCGCAAATGCCTGCTGAACCTCATCAATGCCTTAAGCCGGTTCGCGCTGGAATACAAGGACCTGCCGACCCTGGGCTTTACCCATTTCCAGCCCGCGCAGCTGACCACCGTGGGCAAGCGCGCCAGCCTCTGGATTCAGGACCTGATGATCGACCTGGAGGATCTGGACCATCTCATCAGCATTGTGCGCCTGCGCGGCGCCAAGGGCACCACCGGCACCCAGGCCAGCTTTATGGACCTGTTTGAAAATGATCAGGAAAAGGTCAAGCAGATCGATAAGCTGGTGGCTGAAAAAATGGGCTTTAAGGCGACCTACGCCGTCACCGGACAGACCTATCCGCGTAAATTTGACAGCCAGGTTCTGGCAGTGCTCAGCGGTATTGCCCAGAGTCTGAGTAAATTTGCCACAGATATCCGCCTGCTGCAGCACCTGAAGGAAGTGGAGGAGCCCTTTGAGAAAACACAGATCGGCTCCTCGGCCATGGCCTACAAGAGAAACCCCATGCGCTCCGAACGTATCTGCTCGCTGGCCCGCTATATCATCGTCGATTCGCTGAATCCGGCCATCACAGCCGCGACCCAGTGGTTTGAAAGAACCCTGGACGATTCGGCCAACAAGCGTATTTCCGTGCCGGAGGCCTTTCTGGCTGCGGATTCCATCATCGCCATCGCCATCAATATTTCTGAGAACCTGGTGGTTTATCCAAAGGTGATCCATCAGCACATCATGAATGAGCTGCCTTTCATGGCGACTGAGAATATCATCATGGAGGGCGTGAAAAACGGCGGCGACCGTCAGGATCTGCACGAAAAAATACGGGTCCTCTCCATGGAAGCCGGCGCGACCGTCAAGGTGGAAGGGAAGCCCAATGACCTGATCGAGCGTATTGTGGCGGACGGCACCTTTGGCATCAAGGCGGAGGACATCGAAAGCATTCTTGACCCCGCCCTTTATATCGGACGCGCGCCGCAGCAGGTGGTGGACTTTATTGAGGAAGAGGTACAGCCTGTGCTGGACGCCAATAAGGATCTGCTGGATATGACTGAAATTGATTTGAAGGTGTGA